Proteins encoded in a region of the Papio anubis isolate 15944 chromosome 14, Panubis1.0, whole genome shotgun sequence genome:
- the ZC3H6 gene encoding zinc finger CCCH domain-containing protein 6, with amino-acid sequence MTDSEHAGHDREDGELEDGEIDDAGFEEIQEKEAKENEKQKSEKAYRKSRKKHKKEREKKKSKRRKREKHKHNSPSSDDSSDYSLDSDVEHTESSHKKRTGFYRDYDIPFTQRAHISGSYMTSKKGQHKKFKSKEYDEYSTYSDDNFGNYSDDNFGNYGQETEEDFANQLKQYRQAKETSNVALGSSFSKESGKKQRMKGVQQGIEQRVKSFNVGRGRGLPKKIKRKERGGRTNKGPNVFSVSDDFQEYSKPGKKWKVMTQEFINQHTVEHKGKQICKYFLEGRCIKGDQCKFDHDAELEKRKEICKFYLQGYCTKGENCIYMHNEFPCKFYHSGAKCYQGDNCKFSHDDLTKETKKLLDKVLNTDEELINEDERELEELRKRGITPLPKPPPGVGLLPTPPEHFPFSDPEDDFQTDFSDDFRKIPSLFEIVVKPTVDLAHKIGRKPPAFYNSASPPGPQFQGSSPHSQHIYSSGSSPGPGPNMSQGHSSPVMHPGSPGHHPCAGPPGLPVPQSPPLPPGPPEIVGPQNQAGVLVQPDTSLTPPNMGGAYHSPGFPGHVMKVPRENHCSPGSSYQQSPGEMQLNTNYESLQNPAEFYDNYYAQHPVHNFQPPSNSGDGMWHGEFAQQQPPIVQDSPNHGSGSDGSSTRTGHGPLPVPGLLPAVQRALFVRLTQRYQEDEEQTSTQPHRAPSKEEDDTVNWYSSSEEEEGSSVKSILKTLQKQTETLRNQQQPSTELSTPTDPRLAKEKSKGNQVVDPRLRTIPRQDIRKPSESAPLDLRLAWDPRKLRGNGSGHVGSSVSGAKFDLHHANAGTNVKHKRGDDDDEDTERELREKAFLIPLDASPGIMLQDPRSQLRQFSHIKMDITLTKPNFAKHIVWAPEDLLPVPLPKPDPVSSINLPLPPLIADQRLNRLWNTKSDLHQNTVSIDPKLAAKAKINTTSREGYLEQFGDSHSSGSKLGDPRLQKNFDPRLHRLANTESHQVVMKDSHTSKGAPHLARPNPGSSQPSGAGASNSGSGALPPYVPKLSSSAGLPLGTSTSVLSGISLYDPRDHGSSSTSELATASSGENSKNQKKSGGLKSSDKNEPSPGEAILPQKTSPNVEVTLDGPADPQADVPRSSGKVQVPAVHSLPVQALTGLIRPQYSDPRQARQPGQGSPIPDNDPGRETDDKSLKEVFKTFDPTASPFC; translated from the exons AGAAGATGGTGAATTAGAAGATGGTGAAATAGACGATGCAGGATttgaagaaatacaagaaaaagaagcaaaagagaatgaaaagcagaaaagtgAGAAAGCctacagaaaatcaagaaaaaaacataagaaagagagagagaagaaaaaatccAAAAGGCGAAAACGTGAGAAACATAAG CATAATTCCCCATCTAGTGATGATAGTTCGGACTACAGCCTTGATTCAGATGTTGAACATACAGAAAGTTCCCATAAAAAAAGAACTGGTTTCTACAGGGATTATGACATTCCATTTACTCAG CGTGCACATATATCAGGAAGCTACATGACATCAAAGAAGGgtcaacataaaaaatttaaaagtaaagaatatgaTGAGTACAGCACCTACAGTGATGACAACTTCGGTAACTACAGTGATGACAACTTTGGTAATTACGGTCAGGAAACAGAGGAAGATTTTGCCAATCAGCTGAAACAATACAGGCAAGCTAAAGAAACCTCAAATGTTGCTTTAGGGTCATCATTTTCTAAAGAATCAGGGAAAAAACAGAGAATGAAAGGAGTTCAGCAAG GTATTGAACAGAGAGTTAAAAGTTTTAATGTTGGCCGTGGACGTGGCTTGCCGAAGAAAATCAAACGAAAAGAACGTGGGGGAAGAACCAATAAAGGGCCTAATGTTTTTTCAGTATCGGATGACTTTCAAGAG TATAGTAAACCAGGGAAAAAATGGAAGGTTATGACTCAGGAATTTATTAATCAGCACACAGTGgaacacaaaggaaaacaaatctgtAAATACTTCCTGGAAGGGAGATGTATTAAG GGAGATCAGTGTAAATTTGATCATGATGCAGagttggagaaaagaaaagagatctgCAAATTTTATTTACAAGGATATTGTACCAAAGGAGAGAACTGCATTTATATGCATA atgaatTTCCTTGCAAGTTCTATCATAGTGGAGCAAAATGTTACCAGGGAGACAACTGTAAATTTTCCCATGATGATCTaactaaagaaacaaagaaactttTGGACAAA GTGTTGAATACTGATGAAGAACTCATAAATGAAGATGAAAGAGAATTAGAGGAACTTAGAAAGCGTGGCATAACTCCTCTTCCCAAACCACCTCCAGGGGTTGGGCTTCTGCCAACCCCTCCAGAGCATTTTCCCTTTTCTGATCCTGAAGACGATTTTCAGACagatttctctgatgattttaGGAAAATTCCATCTCTTTTTGAAATAGTTGTAAAACCTACTGTGGATTTAGCGCATAAAATTGGGAGGAA GCCACCAGCATTTTATAACAGTGCCTCACCACCAGGACCACAATTTCAGGGAAGCAGTCCACACTCTCAACATATCTATAGTTCTGGGTCAAGTCCAGGTCCTGGACCTAACATGTCTCAGGGACACAGTAGTCCTGTGATGCACCCAGGCTCCCCTGGACATCACCCATGTGCAGGACCTCCTGGTCTACCAGTGCCACAGAGCCCACCTTTACCACCTGGTCCACCTGAAATTGTAGGTCCTCAAAATCAAGCTGGAGTACTTGTTCAACCAGACACATCTTTGACACCACCAAATATGGGTGGGGCTTACCACTCCCCAGGCTTTCCAGGACATGTGATGAAAGTACCCAGAGAGAATCactgttctccaggttcatcatACCAGCAAAGTCCTGGTGAAATGCAGCTTAACACCAATTATGAGTCCCTGCAAAACCCAGCTGAGTTTTATGATAATTACTATGCACAGCATCCTGTACATAATTTTCAGCCACCCAGTAACTCTGGTG ATGGGATGTGGCATGGCGAATTTGCCCAGCAGCAGCCTCCTATTGTTCAAGACTCACCTAACCATGGGAGTGGGTCTGATGGCAGCAGCACCAGGACAGGCCATGGCCCTCTGCCTGTACCAGGCCTCCTCCCTGCGGTGCAAAGAGCTCTTTTTGTCAGACTTACTCAGAGATACCAAGAAGATGAAGAACAAACCAGCACCCAACCTCATAGAGCACCAAGCAAGGAAGAAG ATGATACAGTTAACTGGTATTCCAGTagtgaagaggaagaaggaagcagtGTCAAATCAATACTGAAAACATTacagaaacaaacagaaactttAAGGAATCAGCAACAACCTTCCACAGAACTCAGCACTCCTACTGATCCAAGACTTgctaaagagaaaagtaaaggaaacCAAGTGGTTGACCCTAGACTTAGGACTATCCCAAGGCAAGACATTAGAAAGCCTTCTGAGTCTGCCCCACTGGATCTTAGACTTGCGTGGGATCCCAGGAAATTGAGAGGGAATGGAAGTGGTCACGTAGGCTCTTCTGTTAGTGGAGCAAAGTTTGATTTGCATCATGCAAATGCTGGCACTAATGTCAAACACAAAAGaggcgatgatgatgatgaagatacAGAAAGAGAACTGAGAGAAAAAGCTTTCTTAATACCTTTGGATGCCTCACCTGGCATAATGCTCCAGGATCCAAGGTCACAATTGAGACAGTTCAGTCACATTAAAATGGACATTACTCTAACCAAACCCAACTTTGCAAAACACATCGTGTGGGCTCCGGAAGACTTACTTCCAGTACCTTTACCTAAACCTGATCCAGTGTCTTCAATCAATTTACCTCTGCCCCCGCTTATAGCTGACCAGAGGCTAAATAGGTTATGGAATACCAAAAGTGATCTTCATCAAAACACAGTGTCCATTGATCCAAAATTAGCAGCCAAAGCGAAAATTAATACAACAAGCAGAGAAGGCTACCTAGAACAATTTGGAGACTCACACAGTTCAGGAAGTAAATTAGGAGATCCTAgactacaaaaaaattttgatCCTAGGCTTCACAGACTGGCCAATACAGAGTCTCATCAAGTGGTTATGAAGGATTCACATACATCAAAGGGTGCCCCTCACTTAGCCAGACCAAACCCTGGTTCATCACAGCCCTCAGGGGCAGGAGCTAGCAATTCTGGTTCCGGGGCTCTGCCTCCATATGTCCCTAAACTCTCTTCCTCAGCTGGCCTTCCACTGGGAACTTCAACTTCAGTTCTTAGTGGTATTAGTTTGTATGACCCTAGGGATCATGGTTCATCATCCACATCAGAACTAGCAACAGCTTCTTCAGGAGAAAACtcaaagaaccagaaaaaaagtGGTGGCTTAAAAAGTAGTGACAAAAATGAGCCTTCTCCTGGAGAAGCTATCCTTCCACAGAAAACCAGTCCAAATGTGGAAGTCACTCTTGATGGGCCAGCTGACCCACAGGCAGATGTTCCCAGGAGTTCTGGTAAGGTTCAGGTCCCAGCAGTGCACAGCCTTCCTGTTCAGGCATTAACAGGCTTAATTAGGCCACAGTACAGTGATCCAAGGCAGGCAAGGCAGCCAGGACAGGGGAGCCCAATCCCAGATAATGATCCCGGAAGAGAAACAGATGACAAATCTCTGaaagaggtttttaaaacttttgatcCAACTGCTTCACCATTTTGTTAG